A genomic segment from Anabas testudineus chromosome 6, fAnaTes1.2, whole genome shotgun sequence encodes:
- the tnnt3a gene encoding troponin T type 3a (skeletal, fast) isoform X1 — translation MSDTEEVDQVEEYDAVEEEVVEEVEVAPEAAPEPEPEPEPEPVVEPEPEPEPEPEPEPEPELEEGLEEEEEKPKFKPTAPKIPEGEKVDFDDIQKKRQNKDLIELQALIDAHFECRKKEEEELIALKERIEKRRAERAEQQRVRAEKEKERQARREEERRIREETDAKKKADEEAKKKSALSSMGSTYSSHLQRADQKRGGKKETEREKKKKILAARRKALNIDHLNEDKLREKINELHQWMSQLESEKFDHMERLKRQKYEVTTLRKRVEELSKFSKKGAATRRRK, via the exons ATGTCTGACACAGAGGAAGT CGACCAGGTCGAGG AATACGATG CTGTAGAAGAGGAGGTAGTAGAGGAAGTAGAGGTGGCCCCTGAGGCGGCCCCAGAGCCAGAACCAGagccagaaccagaaccagtgGTAGAACCAGagccagaaccagaaccagagcCTGAGCCTGAGCCTGAGCCTGAGCTTGAAG AGGGCCTTGAAGAGGAAG AGGAGAAGCCAAAGTTCAA GCCCACTGCTCCAAAGATCCCTGAGGGTGAGAAAGTGGACTTTGAT GACATCCAGAAGAAACGTCAGAACAAGGATCTGATCGAGCTGCAGGCCCTGATCGATGCTCACTTTGAGTgcaggaagaaggaggaggaggagctgatcGCTCTCAAAGAGAGGATT GAGAAGCGTCGTGCCGAGAGGGCTGAGCAACAGAGGGTCCGCGctgagaaggagaaggagcgCCAGGCCAGACGTGAG GAGGAGAGGCGGATCAGGGAGGAGACTGATGCTAAGAAGAAGGCAGATGAAGAGGCCAAGAAGAAGTCAGCTCTGTCCAGCATGGGCTCCACCTACAGCAGCCACCTGCAGAGA GCTGAccagaagagaggaggaaagaaggagactgagagagagaagaagaagaagatcctGGCCGCCAGGCGCAAGGCACTCAACATCGACCATCTGAACGAAGACAAGCTGAG GGAAAAGATCAATGAGCTGCATCAGTGGATGAGTCAGCTGGAGTCTGAGAAGTTCGACCACATGGAGAGACTGAAGAGGCAGAAGTACGAG GTTACAACCCTGCGTAAGAGAGTGGAGGAGCTCAGTAAATT CAGCAAGAAGGGAGCCGCCACTCGCCGCAGGAAGTAG
- the tnnt3a gene encoding troponin T type 3a (skeletal, fast) isoform X3, producing MSDTEEVDQVEEYDAVEEEVVEEVEVAPEAAPEPEPEPEPEPVVEPEPEPEPEPEPEPEPELEEEKPKFKPTAPKIPEGEKVDFDDIQKKRQNKDLIELQALIDAHFECRKKEEEELIALKERIEKRRAERAEQQRVRAEKEKERQARREEERRIREETDAKKKADEEAKKKSALSSMGSTYSSHLQRADQKRGGKKETEREKKKKILAARRKALNIDHLNEDKLREKINELHQWMSQLESEKFDHMERLKRQKYEVTTLRKRVEELSKFSKKGAATRRRK from the exons ATGTCTGACACAGAGGAAGT CGACCAGGTCGAGG AATACGATG CTGTAGAAGAGGAGGTAGTAGAGGAAGTAGAGGTGGCCCCTGAGGCGGCCCCAGAGCCAGAACCAGagccagaaccagaaccagtgGTAGAACCAGagccagaaccagaaccagagcCTGAGCCTGAGCCTGAGCCTGAGCTTGAAG AGGAGAAGCCAAAGTTCAA GCCCACTGCTCCAAAGATCCCTGAGGGTGAGAAAGTGGACTTTGAT GACATCCAGAAGAAACGTCAGAACAAGGATCTGATCGAGCTGCAGGCCCTGATCGATGCTCACTTTGAGTgcaggaagaaggaggaggaggagctgatcGCTCTCAAAGAGAGGATT GAGAAGCGTCGTGCCGAGAGGGCTGAGCAACAGAGGGTCCGCGctgagaaggagaaggagcgCCAGGCCAGACGTGAG GAGGAGAGGCGGATCAGGGAGGAGACTGATGCTAAGAAGAAGGCAGATGAAGAGGCCAAGAAGAAGTCAGCTCTGTCCAGCATGGGCTCCACCTACAGCAGCCACCTGCAGAGA GCTGAccagaagagaggaggaaagaaggagactgagagagagaagaagaagaagatcctGGCCGCCAGGCGCAAGGCACTCAACATCGACCATCTGAACGAAGACAAGCTGAG GGAAAAGATCAATGAGCTGCATCAGTGGATGAGTCAGCTGGAGTCTGAGAAGTTCGACCACATGGAGAGACTGAAGAGGCAGAAGTACGAG GTTACAACCCTGCGTAAGAGAGTGGAGGAGCTCAGTAAATT CAGCAAGAAGGGAGCCGCCACTCGCCGCAGGAAGTAG
- the tnnt3a gene encoding troponin T type 3a (skeletal, fast) isoform X5: MSDTEEVDQVEEYDEEKPKFKPTAPKIPEGEKVDFDDIQKKRQNKDLIELQALIDAHFECRKKEEEELIALKERIEKRRAERAEQQRVRAEKEKERQARREEERRIREETDAKKKADEEAKKKSALSSMGSTYSSHLQRADQKRGGKKETEREKKKKILAARRKALNIDHLNEDKLREKINELHQWMSQLESEKFDHMERLKRQKYEVTTLRKRVEELSKFSKKGAATRRRK, from the exons ATGTCTGACACAGAGGAAGT CGACCAGGTCGAGG AATACGATG AGGAGAAGCCAAAGTTCAA GCCCACTGCTCCAAAGATCCCTGAGGGTGAGAAAGTGGACTTTGAT GACATCCAGAAGAAACGTCAGAACAAGGATCTGATCGAGCTGCAGGCCCTGATCGATGCTCACTTTGAGTgcaggaagaaggaggaggaggagctgatcGCTCTCAAAGAGAGGATT GAGAAGCGTCGTGCCGAGAGGGCTGAGCAACAGAGGGTCCGCGctgagaaggagaaggagcgCCAGGCCAGACGTGAG GAGGAGAGGCGGATCAGGGAGGAGACTGATGCTAAGAAGAAGGCAGATGAAGAGGCCAAGAAGAAGTCAGCTCTGTCCAGCATGGGCTCCACCTACAGCAGCCACCTGCAGAGA GCTGAccagaagagaggaggaaagaaggagactgagagagagaagaagaagaagatcctGGCCGCCAGGCGCAAGGCACTCAACATCGACCATCTGAACGAAGACAAGCTGAG GGAAAAGATCAATGAGCTGCATCAGTGGATGAGTCAGCTGGAGTCTGAGAAGTTCGACCACATGGAGAGACTGAAGAGGCAGAAGTACGAG GTTACAACCCTGCGTAAGAGAGTGGAGGAGCTCAGTAAATT CAGCAAGAAGGGAGCCGCCACTCGCCGCAGGAAGTAG
- the tnnt3a gene encoding troponin T type 3a (skeletal, fast) isoform X4: MSDTEEVDQVEEYDEGLEEEEEKPKFKPTAPKIPEGEKVDFDDIQKKRQNKDLIELQALIDAHFECRKKEEEELIALKERIEKRRAERAEQQRVRAEKEKERQARREEERRIREETDAKKKADEEAKKKSALSSMGSTYSSHLQRADQKRGGKKETEREKKKKILAARRKALNIDHLNEDKLREKINELHQWMSQLESEKFDHMERLKRQKYEVTTLRKRVEELSKFSKKGAATRRRK; this comes from the exons ATGTCTGACACAGAGGAAGT CGACCAGGTCGAGG AATACGATG AGGGCCTTGAAGAGGAAG AGGAGAAGCCAAAGTTCAA GCCCACTGCTCCAAAGATCCCTGAGGGTGAGAAAGTGGACTTTGAT GACATCCAGAAGAAACGTCAGAACAAGGATCTGATCGAGCTGCAGGCCCTGATCGATGCTCACTTTGAGTgcaggaagaaggaggaggaggagctgatcGCTCTCAAAGAGAGGATT GAGAAGCGTCGTGCCGAGAGGGCTGAGCAACAGAGGGTCCGCGctgagaaggagaaggagcgCCAGGCCAGACGTGAG GAGGAGAGGCGGATCAGGGAGGAGACTGATGCTAAGAAGAAGGCAGATGAAGAGGCCAAGAAGAAGTCAGCTCTGTCCAGCATGGGCTCCACCTACAGCAGCCACCTGCAGAGA GCTGAccagaagagaggaggaaagaaggagactgagagagagaagaagaagaagatcctGGCCGCCAGGCGCAAGGCACTCAACATCGACCATCTGAACGAAGACAAGCTGAG GGAAAAGATCAATGAGCTGCATCAGTGGATGAGTCAGCTGGAGTCTGAGAAGTTCGACCACATGGAGAGACTGAAGAGGCAGAAGTACGAG GTTACAACCCTGCGTAAGAGAGTGGAGGAGCTCAGTAAATT CAGCAAGAAGGGAGCCGCCACTCGCCGCAGGAAGTAG
- the tnnt3a gene encoding troponin T type 3a (skeletal, fast) isoform X6: MSDTEEVDQVEEEKPKFKPTAPKIPEGEKVDFDDIQKKRQNKDLIELQALIDAHFECRKKEEEELIALKERIEKRRAERAEQQRVRAEKEKERQARREEERRIREETDAKKKADEEAKKKSALSSMGSTYSSHLQRADQKRGGKKETEREKKKKILAARRKALNIDHLNEDKLREKINELHQWMSQLESEKFDHMERLKRQKYEVTTLRKRVEELSKFSKKGAATRRRK; the protein is encoded by the exons ATGTCTGACACAGAGGAAGT CGACCAGGTCGAGG AGGAGAAGCCAAAGTTCAA GCCCACTGCTCCAAAGATCCCTGAGGGTGAGAAAGTGGACTTTGAT GACATCCAGAAGAAACGTCAGAACAAGGATCTGATCGAGCTGCAGGCCCTGATCGATGCTCACTTTGAGTgcaggaagaaggaggaggaggagctgatcGCTCTCAAAGAGAGGATT GAGAAGCGTCGTGCCGAGAGGGCTGAGCAACAGAGGGTCCGCGctgagaaggagaaggagcgCCAGGCCAGACGTGAG GAGGAGAGGCGGATCAGGGAGGAGACTGATGCTAAGAAGAAGGCAGATGAAGAGGCCAAGAAGAAGTCAGCTCTGTCCAGCATGGGCTCCACCTACAGCAGCCACCTGCAGAGA GCTGAccagaagagaggaggaaagaaggagactgagagagagaagaagaagaagatcctGGCCGCCAGGCGCAAGGCACTCAACATCGACCATCTGAACGAAGACAAGCTGAG GGAAAAGATCAATGAGCTGCATCAGTGGATGAGTCAGCTGGAGTCTGAGAAGTTCGACCACATGGAGAGACTGAAGAGGCAGAAGTACGAG GTTACAACCCTGCGTAAGAGAGTGGAGGAGCTCAGTAAATT CAGCAAGAAGGGAGCCGCCACTCGCCGCAGGAAGTAG
- the tnnt3a gene encoding troponin T type 3a (skeletal, fast) isoform X2, which yields MSDTEEVDQVEAVEEEVVEEVEVAPEAAPEPEPEPEPEPVVEPEPEPEPEPEPEPEPELEEGLEEEEEKPKFKPTAPKIPEGEKVDFDDIQKKRQNKDLIELQALIDAHFECRKKEEEELIALKERIEKRRAERAEQQRVRAEKEKERQARREEERRIREETDAKKKADEEAKKKSALSSMGSTYSSHLQRADQKRGGKKETEREKKKKILAARRKALNIDHLNEDKLREKINELHQWMSQLESEKFDHMERLKRQKYEVTTLRKRVEELSKFSKKGAATRRRK from the exons ATGTCTGACACAGAGGAAGT CGACCAGGTCGAGG CTGTAGAAGAGGAGGTAGTAGAGGAAGTAGAGGTGGCCCCTGAGGCGGCCCCAGAGCCAGAACCAGagccagaaccagaaccagtgGTAGAACCAGagccagaaccagaaccagagcCTGAGCCTGAGCCTGAGCCTGAGCTTGAAG AGGGCCTTGAAGAGGAAG AGGAGAAGCCAAAGTTCAA GCCCACTGCTCCAAAGATCCCTGAGGGTGAGAAAGTGGACTTTGAT GACATCCAGAAGAAACGTCAGAACAAGGATCTGATCGAGCTGCAGGCCCTGATCGATGCTCACTTTGAGTgcaggaagaaggaggaggaggagctgatcGCTCTCAAAGAGAGGATT GAGAAGCGTCGTGCCGAGAGGGCTGAGCAACAGAGGGTCCGCGctgagaaggagaaggagcgCCAGGCCAGACGTGAG GAGGAGAGGCGGATCAGGGAGGAGACTGATGCTAAGAAGAAGGCAGATGAAGAGGCCAAGAAGAAGTCAGCTCTGTCCAGCATGGGCTCCACCTACAGCAGCCACCTGCAGAGA GCTGAccagaagagaggaggaaagaaggagactgagagagagaagaagaagaagatcctGGCCGCCAGGCGCAAGGCACTCAACATCGACCATCTGAACGAAGACAAGCTGAG GGAAAAGATCAATGAGCTGCATCAGTGGATGAGTCAGCTGGAGTCTGAGAAGTTCGACCACATGGAGAGACTGAAGAGGCAGAAGTACGAG GTTACAACCCTGCGTAAGAGAGTGGAGGAGCTCAGTAAATT CAGCAAGAAGGGAGCCGCCACTCGCCGCAGGAAGTAG
- the LOC113166030 gene encoding myoblast determination protein 1 homolog: MELSDISFPIPAADDFYDDPCFNTSDMHFFEDLDPRLVHVGLLKPDDSSSSSSSSPPSSSSSPSSLLHLHHNAEVEDDEHVRAPSGHHQAGRCLLWACKACKRKTTNADRRKAATLRERRRLSKVNDAFETLKRCTTANPNQRLPKVEILRNAISYIESLQALLRGGQDDGFYPVLEHYNGDSDASSPRSNCSDGMTDFNGPTCQSTRRGSYDSSSYFSETPNGGLKSERSSVVSSLDCLSSIVERISTDNSSLLPAADGPGSPPSDPASEAAVPGPIQIPSPTTSQDPNLIYQVL; encoded by the exons ATGGAGTTGTCGGATATCTCTTTCCCCATCCCCGCCGCCGATGACTTCTACGACGACCCCTGTTTCAACACCAGCGACATGCACTTCTTCGAGGACCTGGACCCGCGGCTGGTCCATGTGGGCCTGCTGAAGCCGGACGactcctcctcttcgtcctcgtcctcccctccctcctcctcttcctccccgtCCTCCCTTCTGCACCTCCACCACAACGCCGAGGTGGAGGACGACGAGCACGTCCGCGCCCCCAGCGGACACCACCAGGCGGGCCGCTGCCTGCTCTGGGCCTGCAAGGCCTGCAAGCGAAAGACCACCAACGCGGACCGGCGGAAGGCGGCCACGCTGCGGGAGCGCCGGCGGCTCAGCAAGGTCAACGACGCCTTCGAGACCCTGAAGCGCTGCACGACGGCGAACCCCAACCAGCGGCTGCCCAAGGTGGAGATCCTGCGAAACGCCATCAGCTACATCGAGTCCCTGCAGGCGCTGCTGCGCGGCGGGCAGGACGACGGCTTCTACCCGGTGCTGGAGCACTATAACGGAGACTCAGACGCCTCCAGCCCCCGCTCCAACTGCTCCGACGGCATG acgGATTTTAACGGACCCACCTGTCAGTCAACCAGGAGAGGAAGTTATGACAGCAGCTCTTATTTCTCTGAGACTCCAAACG GAGGTCTGAAGAGTGAGAGGAGCTCGGTGGTCTCCAGTCTGGACTGTCTGTCCAGCATCGTGGAGCGGATCTCCACCGACAACAGCAGCCTCCTGCCAGCCGCAGACGGCCCTGGTTCCCCGCCATCAGATCCAGCAAGCGAGGCAGCGGTTCCGGGGCCCATCCAGATCCCGTCCCCGACTACCAGCCAGGACCCCAACCTGATCTACCAGGTCCTATAG
- the zgc:172145 gene encoding ferritin, heavy subunit gives MAEPAGKRLKSSLTVCRAHRSSAGSSRARHNLQAAVEEALCGVSSLLWDGVYRLQALASVFERDDVSLRRLASFFHQEALKQQVEAEAMLGYLAERGGNYCGRDIQKPGCEAVCAVLPALELLQLQLKEEVGVLVELNHLAREHGDPNTASVVKSHFLTPRVERLKLVGDLITNARRVGCTGDQTGGFGEYILNELQEEFR, from the exons ATGGCTGAGCCCGCAGGAAAGAGGCTGAAGAGCAGCTTAACTGTGTGCAGGGCGCACCGGAGCTCCGCGGGCAGCAGCCGGGCCAGACACAACCTGCAGGCCGCCGTAGAGGAGGCTCTGTGCGGGGTGAGCAGCCTGCTGTGGGACGGAGTGTACCGGCTGCAGGCTCTG GCCAGTGTGTTTGAGCGGGACGACGTCTCTCTGCGTCGCTTAGCTTCGTTTTTCCACCAGGAGGCGCTGAagcagcaggtggaggctgAGGCCATGCTGGGCTACCTGGCTGAGAGAGGGGGAAACTACTGCGGCAGAGACATCCAG AAGCCGGGCTGTGAGGCCGTCTGCGCCGTGCTGCCGgctctggagctgctgcagctgcagctgaaggaaGAGGTCGGTGTCCTGGTGGAGCTCAACCATCTGGCTCGCGAGCACGGAGACCCGAACACCGCCAGTGTTGTGAAGAGCCACTTCCTGACACCACGGGTGGAGCGCCTCAAACTGGTGGGAGACTTGATCACCAACGCCCGACGGGTGGGCTGCACCGGCGACCAAACGGGGGGGTTCGGGGAGTACATCCTGAACGAGCTGCAGGAAGAGTTCAGATGA